From Streptomyces sp. GSL17-111, one genomic window encodes:
- a CDS encoding ATP-binding protein yields the protein MREGLLWAARPEPVGAEAPATAERFRSARLPVRSPDTGRVARRLAREVSRDWGVERLADDVELCVSELVGNAVHHAGPQGRGTEPGSRQVALAFRAHPRWLSVEVADGDSALPGVPRGDLSASGLFDLPHHDLLQDGGRGLFLVCALADAVWWVPREGGGKSVFCRFGLHGDR from the coding sequence GTGCGTGAGGGACTCCTGTGGGCTGCACGGCCCGAGCCCGTGGGAGCTGAGGCTCCGGCCACGGCGGAGCGCTTCCGCTCGGCCCGGCTTCCGGTGCGTTCGCCCGACACGGGCAGGGTTGCCCGTCGCCTGGCCCGAGAGGTCTCCCGGGACTGGGGCGTGGAGCGGCTGGCGGACGACGTGGAGCTCTGTGTGTCGGAACTCGTCGGCAACGCAGTGCACCATGCCGGGCCGCAGGGACGTGGGACGGAGCCGGGCAGCCGTCAGGTTGCCCTCGCCTTCCGCGCCCACCCCCGGTGGCTGTCCGTGGAGGTCGCGGATGGTGATTCCGCGCTGCCCGGGGTGCCGCGCGGGGACCTGAGCGCCTCCGGCCTGTTCGACCTGCCTCACCACGACCTCCTCCAAGACGGCGGACGCGGGCTGTTCCTCGTGTGCGCCCTGGCGGACGCGGTCTGGTGGGTTCCCCGGGAGGGCGGCGGCAAGAGCGTCTTCTGCCGCTTCGGTCTCCACGGCGATCGGTGA